A portion of the Perognathus longimembris pacificus isolate PPM17 chromosome 20, ASM2315922v1, whole genome shotgun sequence genome contains these proteins:
- the Nucb1 gene encoding nucleobindin-1 yields the protein MPGSGPRRALFLLLLPAALAVPLERGAPKKEENPATESPDTGLYYHRYLQEVINVLETDGHFREKLQAANAEDIKSGKLSRELDFVSHHVRTKLDELKRQEVSRLRMLLKAKMDAEQEPNVQLDHLNLLKQFEHLDPQNQHTFEARDLELLIQTATKDLAQYDAAHHEEFKRYEMLKEHERRRYLESLGEEQRKEAERKLEEQQRRHREHPKVNVPGSQAQLKEVWEELDGLDPNRFNPKTFFILHDINSDGVLDEQELEALFTKELEKVYDPKNEEDDMREMEEERLRMREHVMKNVDTNQDRLVTLEEFLASTQRKEFGDTGEGWETVEMHPAYTEEELRRFEEELAAREAELNAKAQRLSLETEALGRSQDRLEAQRRELQQAVLHMEQRKQQQQQESHNAPPSNPEGQLKFHADTDDVPVPAPAGDQKGVDAAGQKAPEQSPELPQLDSQHP from the exons gACACAGGCCTGTACTACCACCGCTACCTGCAAGAGGTCATCAACGTGCTGGAGACGGATGGCCACTTCCGGGAGAAGCTGCAGGCAGCCAATGCCGAGGACATCAAG AGCGGGAAGCTGAGCCGGGAGCTGGACTTTGTCAGCCACCACGTCCGCACCAAGCTGGACGAGCTGAAGCGACAGGAGGTGTCCCGGCTGCGCATGCTGCTCAAGGCCAAGATGGATGCCGAACAGGAGCCCA ATGTGCAGCTGGATCACTTGAATCTTCTGAAGCAATTTGAACACCTGGAccctcagaaccagcacacattTGAGGCCCGGGACCTGGAGCTGCTGATCCAGACG GCAACCAAGGACCTTGCACAGTATGACGCTGCCCACCACGAGGAGTTCAAACGCTATGAGATGCTTAAAGAGCATGAGAGGCGCCGTTACTTGGAGTCACTgggagaggagcagaggaaggaagctGAGAGGAAGCTGGAAGAACAACAGCGCCGGCACCGGGAGCACCCCAAAGTCAATGTGCCT GGCAGCCAAGCCCAGTTAAAGGAGGTCTGGGAGGAGCTGGATGGATTGGACCCCAACAGGTTTAACCCCAAGACCTTCTTCATACTGCATG ATATCAACAGTGATGGTGTCCTGGATGAGCAGGAGCTGGAGGCTCTCTTCACCAAGGAG CTGGAGAAGGTGTATGACCCTAAGAATGAAGAGGATGACATgcgggagatggaggaggagcggCTACGCATGCGGGAACATGTGATGAAGAAT GTGGACACCAACCAGGACCGCCTCGTGACCCTGGAGGAGTTCCTTGCATCTACACAGAGAAAGGAGTTTGGGGACACCGGGGAGGGTTGGGAG ACCGTGGAGATGCACCCGGCTTACACAGAAGAGGAGCTGAGGCGATTTGAAGAGGAGCTGGCTGCCCGAGAGGCGGAGCTGAATGCCAAGGCTCAGCGCCTCAGCTTGGAGACTGAGGCCCTAGGGCGATCCCAGGATCGACTAGAGGCCCAGAGGAGAGAGCTGCAGCAG GCCGTCTTGCACATGGAAcagaggaagcagcagcagcagcaggaaagcCATAATGCCCCACCCTCCAACCCTGAGGGACAGCTCAAGTTCCACGCTGACacag ATGATGTTCCTGTTCCAGCCCCCGCAGGTGACCAGAAGGGTGTAGATGCTGCAGGACAGAAGGCTCCAGAGCAGTCCCCAGAGCTGCCCCAGCTGGATTCCCAGCACCCATGA
- the Dhdh gene encoding trans-1,2-dihydrobenzene-1,2-diol dehydrogenase, protein MALRWGIVSAGLISNDFTTTLGTLPRSDHEVVVVAARDLSRAKEFARKHNIPKAYGSYEELAKDPNVEVVYIGTQHPQHKAAVLLCLAAGKAVLCEKPMGVTAAEVREMVTEARSRGLFLNGGEAIWTRFFPAVDALKSALAQGIVGDLRVARAEFGFDLTQVLRATDAAQAGGGLLDLGIYCVQFISMVFNGQRPEKISAVGRLYETGVDDTVSVLLQYPGGVHASFTCSITAQLSNTASVCGTKGIAQIQKTWCPTELVLNGERKEFPLPHNPNTMYNFVNGAGMIYEAEHVRECLRKGLKESPVIPLAESELLADILEEVRKAIGITFPQDKH, encoded by the exons ATGGCGCTTCGCTGGGGCATTGTGTCGGCCGGCCTCATCTCCAACGACTTCACCACCACGCTGGGCACGCTGCCTCGCTCCGACCACGAG gtggtggtggtggcagcccGCGATCTGAGCCGGGCAAAGGAGTTTGCCCGGAAACACAACATCCCCAAAGCCTATGGCTCCTATGAGGAACTGGCCAAGGACCCCAACGTGG AGGTAGTCTACATTGGTACTCAGCACCCCCAGCACAAGGCCGCTGTGCTGCTCTGCCTGGCAGCAGGCAAGGCTGTTCTGTGTGAGAAGCCCATGGGTGTGACTGCTGCAGAAGTCCGGGAGATGGTCACTGAGGCGCGATCCAGAGGTCTCTTTCTTAATGGAGGTGAG GCCATCTGGACCCGGTTCTTTCCTGCTGTGGATGCTCTGAAGTCTGCTTTGGCCCAGGGAATTGTGGGAGACCTTCGAGTGGCTCGGGCAGAGTTTGGGTTTGACCTAACCCAGGTTCTTCGAGCCACagatgcagcccaggctgggggAGGCCTGCTGGACCTGGGTATCTACTGTGTCCAGTTTATCTCCATGGTCTTCAATGGGCAGAGGCCTGAGAAGATTTCAGCCGTGGGACGGTTGTATGAGACAG GTGTGGACGACACGGTCAGTGTGCTGCTTCAGTACCCAGGAGGGGTCCATGCTAGCTTCACCTGTAGCATCACTGCCCAGCTCTCCAACACAGCATCTGTGTGTGGGACTAAGGGTATAGCTCAG ATTCAGAAAACTTGGTGCCCAACAGAGCTGGTGTTGAATGGTGAGCGAAAGGAGTTCCCGTTGCCACACAACCCGAACACCATGTACAACTTTGTAAATGGGGCAGGCATGATTTATGAGGCTGAACATGTCCGAGAGTGTCTGCGCAAGG GTCTGAAGGAAAGTCCTGTGATTCCTCTAGCAGAAAGTGAGCTCCTGGCTGACATTCTTGAAGAGGTGAGAAAGGCCATTGGAATAACTTTCCCCCAAGACAAACACTGA
- the Bax gene encoding apoptosis regulator BAX, translated as MDGSGEQPRGGGPTSSEQIMKTGAHLLQGFIQDRAGRMGGETPELALEQVPQDASTKKLSECLKRIGDELDSNMELQRMIAAVDTDSPREVFFQVAADMFADGNFNWGRVVALFYFASKLVLKALCTKVPELIRTIMGWTLEFLRDRLLGWIQEQGGWDDLLSYFGTPTWQTVTILVAGVLTASLTIWKKMG; from the exons ATGGACGGATCCGGGGAGCAGCCCAGAGGAGGCG gGCCCACCAGCTCTGAGCAGATCATGAAGACAGGGGCCCATTTGCTTCAGGg TTTCATCCAGGATCGAGCAGGGCGGATGGGTGGGGAGACACCGGAGCTGGCCTTGGAGCAGGTGCCTCAAGATGCATCCACCAAGAAGCTGAGCGAGTGTCTCAAGCGCATCGGGGACGAACTGGACAGTAACATGGAACTACAGAG GATGATTGCCGCTGTGGACACGGACTCCCCTCGAGAGGTCTTTTTCCAAGTGGCAGCTGACATGTTTGCTGATGGCAACTTCAACTGGGGCCGAGTTGTTGCTCTTTTCTACTTTGCCAGCAAACTGGTGCTCAAG GCCCTGTGCACAAAGGTGCCTGAACTTATCAGAACCATCATGGGCTGGACACTGGAGTTCCTCCGAGATCGGCTGCTGGGCTGGATCCAAGAACAGGGTGGTTGG GATGACCTCCTCTCCTACTTTGGGACCCCCACGTGGCAGACAGTGACGATCCTTGTGGCAGGAGTGCTCACCGCCTCCCTCACCATCTGGAAGAAGATGGGCTGA
- the Ftl gene encoding ferritin light chain: MSSQIRQNYSTEVEAAVNRLVNLHLRASYTYLSLGYYFDRDDVALDGVGHFFRELAEEKREGAHRLLKMQNQRGGRALFQDVQKPSEDEWGKTVEAMEAALNLEKNLNQAILDLHALGSARTDPHLCDFLENHFLDEEVKLIKKMGDHLTNLRRLASPQAGLGEYLFERLTLKHD; this comes from the exons ATGTCCTCCCAGATCCGTCAGAATTATTCCACCGAGGTGGAGGCTGCTGTCAACCGACTGGTCAACTTGCATTTGAGGGCCTCCTACACCTACCTCTCTCTG GGCTACTATTTCGATCGCGACGATGTGGCCCTGGACGGCGTGGGCCACTTCTTCCGCGAGCTGGCGGAGGAGAAGCGTGAGGGCGCCCACCGCCTCCTGAAGATGCAGAACCAGCGCGGCGGCCGCGCGCTGTTCCAGGATGTGCAG AAGCCATCTGAAGATGAGTGGGGTAAAACCGTGGAAGCCATGGAAGCCGCCCTGAACCTGGAGAAGAACCTGAACCAAGCCATTTTGGATCTTCATGCCTTGGGTTCTGCACGCACAGACCCCCAT CTCTGTGACTTCCTAGAGAACCACTTCCTGGATGAAGAGGTGAAGCTCATCAAGAAGATGGGTGACCACCTAACCAACCTCCGCAGGCTGGCTTCCCCTCAGGCCGGGCTGGGCGAGTATCTCTTCGAACGTCTCACCCTCAAGCACGACTAG